The DNA region TGTTATGGAGGAATATATATACAATTCTTATCATTATAAGCTTTACTTTAACGAAGATGATACTTCAGGAATTCCTTTAAATGAGTCAACGGAGGATTCAATAATTGCAGCTATTGGTAGCAATGATGTTTATCCTGTTAGTGATTTAAACTATCCTGATAATGTTTTTTTCTTAGAAAATGTTAGTAGTGGTCAAAATGGAAATGATACAACTTTTTCTATGCCTACAGGCGCTCCTTGTTATTTCTTTAGTTTCTATTCTGATTCAGATTTTCAAGGTGACAACTTTTGTTTCAGTAATCAATTTTTTAATGAATATGGAGAAATTTACAATAATGGTGTTATCGCTTCTCAATTATTTCAAGCTTCAAATTTAGCAAATAATTCTTTTTCAGGCGGTGGAACATGGAATGATAAGATTTCTTCATTTAAAATCTATAGGGATGGCCCATCTAGGGAATGGTACGATTCTCATGCTTATACTGGTATAAATACCGGAATTGCTATATGGTTACATAGAGATTCAAATTATAGTATGGGGCGATCAAAAGTTAGGAAATTTGTAATAAGTTTACCGTTTGGAACAGATCAATCACCAAAGCAATACTCAAACCTTAAAGATGTTAAATGGAGTTGGATAGACGCTAATTTAAATGATAAGATAAGTAGTATAAGTTTTGCTCCTTGTTCCTCTTCTTATTCTGGTTGCTTAACACCATAACTTTTAGAATTATGTGTACTTTAAGATGGATACTTCTATTTTTTTTTATTAATTTATATGTGATTACTCTTAATTGTCAGGTCAGTATATATTTTACAGGAGGACTAAATTATTGTAAATTGCTTCCAAATTTAATAAGTCAGCCTTGGTACGATTTTGATAAAAAGCATAATAGATATGCTTTTTTTTACGATTATGGAATTGGATTAGAATATTTAAAAATGAAGTATCAATTTAATGCATCTATTGGTATTTCAGAAAGAGGCACCAAAGTTGTTAACACTGTAGCACCTAATTCAGATTCAAAATATTATATATATTATACTTTTCTTGAATTTCCATTTGTAATAAACTATAGAATTATTGATTGGTTATCTTTAGGTTTTGGACTTCAACCATCTATAAGAATTGGAGAATCTATTGAAGTTGATGGAGAAACAAATAGTAATAAATGTTTGGATATAAAAGTTCAAACTCCAATTAGAATAAATAGAAGAATTAGTTTGATCGCAAGCTATACATATGGTAATTTTGACAAATTGATTGCCAATAGAAAAGATACTTATTTGCATTCCGTTTTTGCAATAAATCTTAATTTTAATTTCTTAACATTCAAAAAACAGACTAAATAAAATATTGGCCCCCAACAATCTAGGTCAACGATTGAACATATTTTTGTTTTTACATTAAATGTTAGGAAATATGAAAATGAAAGAATTTATTTTGCCTCTAGGTTTGTTGATAGTTGTTTTTTTTGCTCCTTATGTATTTACTAGGAGTTTTGGTTGTTATCAATTTAATGAATCAACTGGAGCTATTGGAGATACCATTGGAGGAATAACAGCGCCTATTTGTAGTTTAATTGGATCAATCCTTGTTTATTTAGCATTAAAAGCTCAAATTGATGCCAATAATTTAATAAATAAACAATTTGAATATCAGAAATTGAATTCATTTATTACAGATCAAGTAAATCTAATAAGATCTGATATTGATAGCTTTACTGCTATAAGAACAACAAAAAATTGGGATACTAATGGAAGACTAGTAGCTGAAAAAGAATATTTAACAGGTAAAGATGCAATTCACTTTATTTTATATTTATATTCGGAATATAAATTCGATGGTTCTGAAATTGATTACCTTGAAAAAAACATAGATTTACATCAAATTGATTTATTTTTGAAAAGAATAGTTTATCTCTTTGAAAAAATTGAATCCTCAAAACTCGATAAATCTGATGCAGACTATTTATACAGTATCTTTTCATATACTTATGAATCAAAATTGAAATCTGTGTTAAAACTATATGAATCAAATAGGGCTTCCAAATCAATTACACATTATGACCAAAGCAATATCGTAGTAGGATTACCTGAATTAATTTACATGAAATATGATCATTTAAATCAAATTTATAGACATTAGTTCTAAATCTTTAACTAGTGTACCAAAATAACTTTTGAGATCCATCTCCATTTCGTTTTATCGTTAATATTTGTCGCTGTTTGCATCTCAAGCAGCGTCTTTGCATTCTCAATGTCCTTCCGCGTTGGTCTGTAAGATTTTCAATGCTCCAGGCGTGACCAAGCAGACACTTCTTCCGGAAAGACTTGATTTTATTGATTAGAATCACAAGCCAGAATCTTGCAGTACTAGCTTTGGGTTTATTTTTCATGCTACTTTAAAATTAGAGTTATACAATTTTAAAGCTTTAAGCTTTTTTAGCGTAGCCTCAAATTCAATAATTTTGTCATCACAGGAGCTGATCAGCCTTTTGATGTATTGTGTTTTTTTGCCGTTTCTAGTTTCATTTTCAAGCCTCATTTCCAAACGGTGCTTAAGTCGGCCGACAAAAGATTTTTGTTTTGTAATTGACAAGATTCTGGACTCGATGTCATTGTTATTTAGCAAACCGATTAGATTTTCCATTGATATTAAATTTTGGATTATTAAAAATATTTCTGATTTCGCAAGTAGTTTTGAATGCTTCATCCCTGTATGTAATTAATGATACATACAACGATGTAAACTGTCCATCTAATTGATGGTCATTAATTTGCTTTACATTGACTTGCAAAATAGCTTCAATGTATTCAAGAAATTTATTTTTACCTGTTTCCCTATAGATAGACTGCGTAACTAACAAGATCCAGGACCTAATTTCATTTGAAGGTTGATGATTAGTTTGGTTTTCCATTTATTTTAAATTTTGGGTTATTAAATATTTTCATTGATTTCGTAAGTAGTTTGGTATGCTTCCTGGAATGTGCCGCACTCCTTGATTAGCATCTCCAAAGCATTGTTTGATCGAGGTTTGAATACATCCACTTTACGAAGTATTTCCTTGTTGCGGATATTGAATTTTTTCCAAAACAGTGACTTGCCATATAGATGCAATTCTTTTTTCTCCATTTCAAATATTTGCACGTTTGTGAACGTATCAAATATTTGCTCTAAGGAAAATACACTGGATGCAGTGATAGTATATGGAGTAGATTTCTTAAAAACAGTAACAGTTTTTTCTACTTGTTCCAGGTTATCGTATTCCATTTTATACTTTTCATACTCCCGGTTTACTCCGGTATTTTTTAAGCCCATTTTTTGCTCTAATGCCCATCTTAGCGTACTGAGTTTAGTTGTGTTTTCTTGGATCAATTCTTTTAAATCCGGAGTACTTAATTGCACTACGGCTTTATTATGCATTGACATGTAATCGCGTACAACTTCTTCAATGGTTATTTCCATGCTGGATCTGGATTCACGTACAATTGCATCCAGGGCTTCTGTTTTTATTAATTCCGGAGCAAACCATTGCCGGTGTTCGTATTCCGTGGCCATGGTTCGCCTTTCCAAATAATAAAGCAATGCAGGAATTTCCTTGCGGAGTTGTGTAAACCAAGTCTTATATTGTTTTTCCTGAGGAATTGGTTTGATTTTTCGGATCCAGTAACGGACTTCTTCATCAGTTATTTGAACAAATGATTCTTCATCATTTGAACTTCCTCCAACTTTTAAAAAATTATCGATTATATCAGAATCAACACCTTTGTATTCAAGTTTTCCTTTTTCTGAAGCAACCAATGACTTAAGCTTTTCCATTGTTTCTTTTTTGTCCAGGAATGCTTCGTCTATGTAAACAAGTAAGGAAGATGCAAACAAAGATGTAAACTGACCATTTAATTGATGTGAATTTATTGGTTTGACATTACCTTGAAAAATCGCTCCAACCCACTCCCAAAATTTTGTTTTACCAGTACCACGTTCGTTAGATACAAGAAATAGGATGGGAAGCATTTGACATGGATCCATATAAAGCAGCTGCAGATAATCAAGACCTAGATCCCATTCGTTATAAACTTTCCCATTGTGAGTAATAGTCCCTGTTCCAAATATGTGTTTTATAAAATCAAGACTGAGTGGAATGTCTCCTTCCTCCGGATTATGGGACAACGGAAGGTATTTATTGTAGTATTTCATTTCATGACCATCCTTGTCATGAACTACAAATTCCTTTTTGTAATCAAGGTGACCCGGTCTATTGATAAAGCCATTGTAGTATGGAATGTCGTAAAGCAATTTGCCGATGAAGATTTTAAAGGATTCTTCATTTATAAATGCTCTGGATTTATTTTTGAACATTCCCTTGATTCCTGCAGGTTTGATGGGCTTTAAAACATTTTCAACTTCACCGTACTTGGTAGGAATTCCTCCATTTATAAAGTAGGTGGAGTCAACCATTATAAACTGAGCTGATTCACCACATTTTTCATACTTTACTTTGTTAGTAATTTCATCCCAGATATATAAGCCGCGTAAGTATACAAATGGCCTAAGTCCTATGATGTGCTCGTATTTGTTGTAAAAGGATTTTACATCATCATCTATACCAAAGTATTCTTTGATTTTAGTGATTGTTTTTGATCCTAGGTCCATTTTATTGAAATGCGTGGTGGATCCTGTGTTTGCTATTAAATCATTAATGATCTGTGCAGCTTCATTTTTATTGTCGATTAATAAATCGTCAATGCCTTTACTTAATGATTTCTCATTGATATGAGCATAGTACTGTTTACAACCAAAATCGCGTGTACGCTCTTTAAATTGAATTACTGCATTACAAAAATTCTGAGGCCTTTTACCAAGGTCCTTTCCTTCTTTCCATTCTACAGCTAATGTATCTGCATCTGACAAGTAAATTAGGACTTCAACCTGGCAGGTGGTTATGATATTGGCAATTGCTTGAAATATTCCACTTTGTCCTCCAGCGTTCCAAATTTGGATCCCCGGGATCCCTACGATATCCAAGCCATATTTAGAACCAACGTATGCTTTGATCTGCCCTTCAGTAATTACCAGAGTATTAATCTTAGTTTTGGTTTTGAATTTTTCAACAACACTAAGCGGTATGTATGGATAAACTCCTTGGCCAGATACAACGGGAGTAATCTTTTTCTCTTCGCCATCTATGATTTTTGGCTCAGACCAACGAATGAAGTGAAAAATTTTATTGTCAAGTTTTGACCTGGAGGCTTTAAGGTCAACGGTTATGAATTCCCGATCCAGACCAAATACCCCGATACACAGATTGTCTTTGTCATCAGCCCAAAAGATAGGTTTCTTTTGAGCCTGTCCAAAAGGCTCGTCCGGATTGGCTTTGAAAAAAGCATAATCCGTATCCGGATTGAAGCCAATTGATTTAAGGCGAGTTTGTGCGTAACCACTCATTTGTAATGCTCAGCTACGTTCTCAACATTGATTCCAACGATGTCACAGACCTTGATGAGGTCTGTAAACAAGAGGTTGTCTTCTGAGAAGAGCAGCTCAGTCCATTTTCGGGTGGATATACCAGCCTCATCGAGGACTTTTTTCTGATAAGGGTTAAGGAGTTTGCCATTGGTTAGCCATCCGATCTGGTGACCGGTTGCCATGGTTTTCATGATGTCGATAAGCATAAGTCTTGGGTTTGAAGTACAAAAATAGAAAAATATGTGATTTAACATTGACATAACGGTGATTAAAATAATAAATAATTCATTTTGGCTATTATAATTTTACAATCTAAATTAACCAAATGGCAAGAAAGTATCAAGAAGTCCTTTTTGATGGGCTACACATTGGCAATATTGTACGTGATGTGCTCAATAATCTTAAAATACAGCAAATTGAAGCTGGGGAATCCATTAATATTAGTCCTACGGGCATATACCATAGACTTAAGAATCCGGAATATGCTTCGATATATGATTTGATCAAGACATCCATAGCAATCAAGACTGATTTATTGGGTATCGTTTACAATGAATTAAACAAAAGGTTTCCGCAATTATTTAATTATCAGTCTTTTACAGATGCATTGGTCAAACAAGATTCCCTCATCCAGGAGAATAATCGTCTCCGGAGAGAACTAGAGATTTGCACTGAAGAAAACCAAGATTTGCTCAAAATCATAAGCCGCAGAAGCTCCCTGTAGAATTCCGATTTTCTTTTTATGTAATTCGTATTGCCTGGTAGGTGAGCAATATACCCTATTTGATAATCAACACTGTAAAAGTGGCGATTGATCACTAAGTATAAATTAT from Saprospiraceae bacterium includes:
- a CDS encoding DUF3854 domain-containing protein, with amino-acid sequence MSGYAQTRLKSIGFNPDTDYAFFKANPDEPFGQAQKKPIFWADDKDNLCIGVFGLDREFITVDLKASRSKLDNKIFHFIRWSEPKIIDGEEKKITPVVSGQGVYPYIPLSVVEKFKTKTKINTLVITEGQIKAYVGSKYGLDIVGIPGIQIWNAGGQSGIFQAIANIITTCQVEVLIYLSDADTLAVEWKEGKDLGKRPQNFCNAVIQFKERTRDFGCKQYYAHINEKSLSKGIDDLLIDNKNEAAQIINDLIANTGSTTHFNKMDLGSKTITKIKEYFGIDDDVKSFYNKYEHIIGLRPFVYLRGLYIWDEITNKVKYEKCGESAQFIMVDSTYFINGGIPTKYGEVENVLKPIKPAGIKGMFKNKSRAFINEESFKIFIGKLLYDIPYYNGFINRPGHLDYKKEFVVHDKDGHEMKYYNKYLPLSHNPEEGDIPLSLDFIKHIFGTGTITHNGKVYNEWDLGLDYLQLLYMDPCQMLPILFLVSNERGTGKTKFWEWVGAIFQGNVKPINSHQLNGQFTSLFASSLLVYIDEAFLDKKETMEKLKSLVASEKGKLEYKGVDSDIIDNFLKVGGSSNDEESFVQITDEEVRYWIRKIKPIPQEKQYKTWFTQLRKEIPALLYYLERRTMATEYEHRQWFAPELIKTEALDAIVRESRSSMEITIEEVVRDYMSMHNKAVVQLSTPDLKELIQENTTKLSTLRWALEQKMGLKNTGVNREYEKYKMEYDNLEQVEKTVTVFKKSTPYTITASSVFSLEQIFDTFTNVQIFEMEKKELHLYGKSLFWKKFNIRNKEILRKVDVFKPRSNNALEMLIKECGTFQEAYQTTYEINENI